A genome region from Cucumis sativus cultivar 9930 chromosome 4, Cucumber_9930_V3, whole genome shotgun sequence includes the following:
- the LOC101204464 gene encoding probable transcriptional regulator RABBIT EARS — MEPKRCWMMWEKKKKKKNLITTSSDHHFLQATTTIKSSSSFDDSWEEQAFADDAAGRLGGCVWPPRSYSCSFCKREFRSAQALGGHMNVHRRDRARLKHESFKPQIETHLQIPPTLHQQVCDDNLVFSPNPKSSSSSFCLSTFPSQNLVESDLTPLTTTAATLHKWHQSSDLSQKTSDDNDLLRDEEAAVFCNKRKRTSDHSPSSTVAFIFRSEVIGLSHSSVEDLDLELRLGGGRPKLK, encoded by the coding sequence ATGGAGCCTAAAAGATGTTGGATGATgtgggaaaagaagaagaagaagaagaatttgatTACTACTTCTTCTgatcatcattttcttcaagcAACAACCACAAtcaaatcttcttcttcttttgatgATTCTTGGGAAGAACAGGCTTTCGCTGACGATGCTGCTGGTCGTCTTGGTGGTTGCGTTTGGCCACCGAGATCCTACTCTTGCAGCTTTTGCAAAAGGGAATTTCGGTCTGCGCAAGCCCTAGGTGGTCACATGAATGTTCATCGACGCGACCGTGCTAGGTTAAAGCATGAATCTTTCAAACCCCAGATTGAAACCCATCTTCAAATTCCTCCAACTCTTCATCAACAAGTTTGTGATGATAATTTGGTCTTTAGCCCTAACCCtaaatcttcttcatcatctttttgCCTCTCAACTTTTCCTTCACAAAACTTGGTGGAATCTGATCTTACCCCTTTAACAACAACAGCAGCAACCCTTCATAAATGGCATCAAAGTTCAGACCTTTCTCAAAAAACAAGTGATGATAATGATCTTCTCAGGGATGAAGAAGCAGCGGTTTTTTgcaataaaagaaagagaacatCTGATCATTCGCCATCGTCTACAGTGGCGTTCATTTTCCGATCAGAGGTAATTGGACTTAGCCATAGCTCTGTCGAGGATTTGGATCTTGAGCTCCGCCTCGGTGGTGGCCGGCCAaagctaaaataa